The sequence below is a genomic window from Pseudosulfitobacter sp. DSM 107133.
GGACTGTCTGCCAGATCCATCATCCGTTTGTACTCGCCCCGATCGGTCAGCCCGCGGGCTAGTCCACGCGATACGGACCAAAGCCCTTGGCCACCAATCCCTGCGGTGAGGGCCATGGCATGAGACATCAGTCTGCTGACGCGCCCGTTGCCATCCGGGAAAGGGTGGATATAGTTCAGCCGATGATGTGCAGAGGCGATCGCGATGATCCGTCCGCTCGAAGACCGCGCCGCAATCTGAAACCGTTTGTCGAAATGGTCCATGAATGCCGCGACGCGCGACGATGAAGGAGGTAGGTGGCGCCCGACCGCAACTTCCCGATCGTCATCCTGGCGCATGCGTCCTGGAACGATGGGCTCTTGTGTGCCGTCGGGATGTTCGATGACCCGAAACTCATCCGGCATCTCGTCGTAGAAGCTCTTGTGGACCCAAGCCAGGAATTCGACGGATGTGGGGCGGGGCAGGGTGCCCTTGCGATGCATCTCGTCGATGGCCCGTTGCACGATGACGTGCGCCCGGGCCTCAAGGGCGAGAGGGCGGGTTTCTTCCTCAAGCTCGGCACCAGCCAGCGCCCTTTCGATGTCGCGGGGGCGCGTGTTGTGTCCTTCGATCAGGTTGGAGTAGTAGCAGTTCATCACACGGACGAGATCGGCAAGTTCGGCTGCGCTGTCAGGATGCAACCCTTGTCCCAGCCCGGTGGCTTCCTTCTGGATGTCGACCGAAAGGTCTGCCAGTTCTGTAGGAATATGCTCCTCGAAGAAGCAGGGTTCGATTCTGGTGGGAGTTTCCAGCATTTTTGCCGATCTTCCATGTTTGCAAAGTAATTGAAAAACATACACATTTCGGAGCCGCGGACAAGGTTTTGCCGATATCTGTTGCCGATCTTGGGTGCCGACCTGGAATTGCTACATGAATTCAATGGCTTCGGCAGATGTCCCGGGCTTTCAGTTTTGTTTTGTGCCCATAGGGACCGGGGAAAGTGAAAGTGTCCTTCGGGTTTTGTGACTGACGGATGAGGGCCTTTGGGGTCCCTCGGATGGGTCCGGGCCGGGTTCCGGTCTGCCGTTCCTGATGAAGGGCATTCCCATGCAAACAGGTGTCTTGCGCGTGCTGCGCGCAATCGCTGCCTCGTGGTGGCGACACAAGGAACTGCGCCGAACCGGCTAGTCGGCGCAGGCGCGGCAGATCGAACGCGAGACCGTCCTGCGTGATTTCGGCTAGGCGCGGGTTCCCGCCGCCCCGGCCCTTGGTACGGGCGCTCGCCAGCCCCGCCTTGGTACGTTCGCGGATCAGCGCACGCTCGAACTAGGCCGCGGCGCTCAACACCTGCAACGTGAACTTGCCTTGCGGGGACCCGGTGTCGATCGGGTCCTGAATGGAACGAAAGAACGCCCCCTTGGCCTCCAGCCGTTCGATCACCTCCAGCAGATGTGAGAGAGACCGCGCCAGCCGGTCGATCCGAACGACCACCAGCGTGTCGCCCTTGCTAATGCGCTCCAGCACGCGGGCAAGCACCGGCCGCGCACGATTGCCGCCCGAGGCCTGTTCTTCATGGATCTCGGCGCAGCCCGCGGATTTCAGGGCCTGCGTCTGGGGCAGGGGGGTCTGATCCTCGGTCGAGACCCGAGCGTAACCTATCAGGGGCATCAAAACAGTCTTTTTGCAATTTAAGGTATCGTCACTAAACGACTGATTGATAGCGACGAGAAAAGAGGCTGCATCATGGGCAGTTCGCGGACCAGAAACAGATTCCATTGATCGAAATCGCGCATTGGCATATATTGCCAATAGAGGAGATCTAACCCATGGTGACACGCAATGTTGTCCTGACTGAAACCCAGGACCATCTGATCCAAGCATTGGTGGCGTCCGGGCGCTACCAGAATGTGAGCGAAGCGATGCGCGCTGGCCTGAGGCTGCTCGAGCAGGAAGAAGCACAGCTGGCCGGGATCCGGAAGGATCTACTTGAAGGTCTGGCGCAGGCTAAAGCGGGTGATCTTGCGGAAGGCAGCGGCAAAGATGCGATCCGTAGGGCCTTTGCGACTGCGCGCGCTCGTACATGAGCCGATCCTTCCGGCTGACCCGTCGTGCCGAAGCCAGTCTCACCGAAATCGCCAGATGGACGATCGAGAAATTTGGGCTGCGCCAAGCAGAACTTTATGAGGCAGAATTGCTATTGCGCTGTGAAGGGATTCTGAGCGGGCAGGCGCATAGCCGGAGTTGCGCAGTCCTCGTGGATGAGGCCGATGACCTGCGGTTCGTAAGGGCAGGGGAGCATTTTCTGGTTTTTC
It includes:
- a CDS encoding type II toxin-antitoxin system ParD family antitoxin produces the protein MVTRNVVLTETQDHLIQALVASGRYQNVSEAMRAGLRLLEQEEAQLAGIRKDLLEGLAQAKAGDLAEGSGKDAIRRAFATARART
- a CDS encoding type II toxin-antitoxin system RelE/ParE family toxin produces the protein MSRSFRLTRRAEASLTEIARWTIEKFGLRQAELYEAELLLRCEGILSGQAHSRSCAVLVDEADDLRFVRAGEHFLVFLDQPDEVIIVDMLHSRSDLPRHLAALTVLKNEGA
- a CDS encoding Fic family protein — encoded protein: MLETPTRIEPCFFEEHIPTELADLSVDIQKEATGLGQGLHPDSAAELADLVRVMNCYYSNLIEGHNTRPRDIERALAGAELEEETRPLALEARAHVIVQRAIDEMHRKGTLPRPTSVEFLAWVHKSFYDEMPDEFRVIEHPDGTQEPIVPGRMRQDDDREVAVGRHLPPSSSRVAAFMDHFDKRFQIAARSSSGRIIAIASAHHRLNYIHPFPDGNGRVSRLMSHAMALTAGIGGQGLWSVSRGLARGLTDRGEYKRMMDLADSPRRGDRDGRGNLSEAALKTFSEWFLKVTLDQITFSARLFDLGGLDQRYRRLVADTIDDKRAPELISAVLRHGALERGDAQIVLKTSERTARNTLSKLTAAGYLTSASPKTPVRLAFPLDYRERLFPNLFGNGDLPE